CGATAATCCAACACAATTTCGTTCTTTCACGGAACCTAATATATTAACAAACCGTACAAATGAAGACCCATTCGCCAATTCAGTGCACTCACATTCACAAAATCAACGGGATAAAAATTTATCTGTCAACGAACTTGTTACATTTCCCGATAAAGGTGAGGCTTTCAGAACTATTGAACCTGATGATAGATATAATTTGGAAATTAAGCAATTGTCTTGTGGGGAATCTGAGCAAACGTTGGAAAGTCGACAGAAGGATGtaaatgacgtaacaatgcaaaGTTTAGCAATAGGGAAAAATGGCCTCGAACATCCACCAAAGGGAGACGATGACGGTGGAGAACAGAAATTGGCCGCCTCAGAGAATATGTCCATTAACGAAATAATAACTGAACAAATAACTCACAAAATAGAGCCCAAAAATATGGCGCCGAATGAACCACTACAAAACGATCCAACATCGACGAAAAATAGACTATCGGAAGATTTGAGCAATCCTGTGAACATTTGCATATGCAGTCCACAAGAAGATGACCTGACAGAAAATGTGACGTCAACGGTACAAGCAAGTTCGACGACACCATTATCAAATGTCGAAAAAGAAGGCTGCTGTTCAAAATGTTGGAGATATGATAAAGATGTTTCGTGGTACATGTGCAGTGGAAAGGGTTTCTGTTGGAAGGTAgtttttgactatttttgtatttaccaTTCAAAAAATGCTCATCGATTAATGATAATATCGTTTTCAGATCCTTTTAGCTCCAATACTTCTCGTCATCGGTCCGTTTGTGTGGATAATTTGCCTCTTCAAGATAAACGACAAGGCATCAGAATGCTGGGGAAATTGCTGGAAATGGGATAACACCGAATATTGGTTTAGTTGCAAGgtaattttaaatgaatacaattttaagtctcgatttttttttacagttttcaaACTTCTCTATACACTTATTTCTTAGGGAAAAGGGACTGGCTGGATATTTCTACTGATACCAATTTACATTCTTCTTGGTCCTCTAATCATCATCTTCACTATGCTGACTGTATTTGTGTTAGCTTGTTGCGGCGATTCGGTGAAAAAGAAGTCAGCTTCGACCAGAAATAGAAACTCTATGCACAGAACTGTCAACGCACCGAGTCCCGTAAGGATACAGCAGCCGTCAACTCGTCTCTATGGCAATGATCCAACGTTAAGGGTCCAAGCCCACGACAGGTCAAGTCGGAATTTACCACCAAGAAAAAGCAATTCTCGAAATGCACAAAGTCCACGGACATTTTAGGCTTCATTATCTATATATTTTAATCATCTAACACTACAGCATTGATATTTTAACCTAAGCGCTTGATTCTCGTTCCTGGCAGAGATGAATACATTTCAAACCACAGAACTGCTCTATTCAAGATCAGCTGGAAATAGTGGACTGCAAAAACCAACTTTAGACTACGCTCAACGAGGAGGTTTTGCCTATGTAGCATCCCTGATTATATTCAACGTTTCTAACGTGTTTTTTCATGAAAAGGTGTATCTTAGggcatataaaaataaatatatatatataccaaaactAGCAATTATTCAACTTTCAAAATGTGTTGAATGTGATCACACTGATGTCGCTAGCAAATGTTGTGCAGTCATCGTTTCGATACTACTGTACTTTTACTGTAGTCTCGCAGAAGCCTCGTTCCTCACTGTTTTATGATGCCCAGGGCCAATTTTTGATAATGATGCCCCTCTCATCTAACTTCTAAAATAATTCGAGGGTCGAGGGatgaacaaattatagatgtaggtaggctatatatatatatacatgaatgAATAAGTAATGGTCAATTAATAGTGAAATCAATCAGTTACAGGCTATACACGTATTGTCAGtttttacttaaaaaaaaacatgtgtAATAACGCGAGCTACACAAATTGGGTCTGTTGCCCCTTACAACATGCTGCTTTGTCTGGCTACCCTTATGGCCCTCCACTGCCTAACAGGCCACGAGTCTATGGACAAAGCTTATATTTTAGAAGGCAAAAACAGCGTACTCGACATTCGCTAACAAGTTTACTCTGCAATCTCAATCACTTGCTTAAAAAATAACACACGGAGCGGATGGTTGAACTTATCATTTTCGAGAGATAAAAATCAGTATCACAAGTAAACTGATGAGTGTAGAATTAATTTGAGATTTTCGCTCAACTAGATAGCCTTGCACATAATATTCAGAACTCGaacattcaaataaattgatGTAACATGAATTCTTTCGTATTGATTCTGTCTGATGGAAGGGATTCGAAACTGGGGGGACACGGGTCGTCAACCTTTAGCATTAAAAGAGCCATTCGGCATCATTTCCACCATACTTAAACCTACTGGGAGCCACAACATCCACTCTAATGTGGCCGTCAAAACCCTCGGAAACCACTTATCATGCAATAATGggacctcttgaagtatgtgcatcaagatggcgcacaacctgaacatagcatgtgtaccaggttagggttcggaTTGTGCGCCATCATCTATTTGACGGACTTGTATCGCCTTAATGGGATCCATTTTTATCGCTCCCGGCTTATACTTTGATAAGTATTTAGCCCTACGCCCCTCTTTTTATTTAATCCGCTGTTAACAAAAAATGCTGTAACCACTTTGATTCACGGGAGCCAGAACTACGAGAACAAAGGGCCGCAGGTTGCCGGGCAGCGCCCTAAAACAAGACTGACCGACCACAGCATTTGCGATAGCAGTCGGCCTTAGACCACAACTCAATAATAGCACCCCGGATCTGGGCATTGGTCACAACCCGTCCTACCTCGAAGCAGCCCTATTTGAAAGCATTTTATAAGCAGAAAATTTTATTCACAGCTATAAATTTGTGAAAAAGAGTCATCGGCGTGTGAATAAGCAAAGTATTTCGAAACAAACCAGTCACaagaaatacagaaaaataaTGTCGGAATACAGCCATCGGCAGTCACGGTTAAGAAAATTCCACTGTGTAAAAAACCAATTTtagttaattttcaaaattgcagaCCATAAGACTTCTACAAAATATGCAACaacacaaataattattattagaaCTCGAACAAGATTGCGCAATACCATACAAAAATGAATCAAGAATTAGAAAAGACCATCCATTGATCAGAGCTAGTAACAGATGGCACTGTACATTATTATTTGAGCTTACCATTCTCAATATAGGAGACAAAACAAGGGGGATTGTTACAAAATGGAGCACATTCCTGCCATTACCGAACTGCCCATTGGGATTTTTATCATGTCAtgttatttttcttcaaattttaaacaataacaaaaaattatgtcacaattttttttctacattttgatggaaaatgataaatatttcacattAGATATTCATTCTGCTAATTTCAGCAAAGGATGAATTAAATAATTCCATATATTGTCATAACAACaatccaaaattttttttcatcaacaGCACTATGTCGGAAGTGTTATGATTTACATGATGTATTTAGCAGTAATTTACCATTTGgagaaactgaaaaaatatcaattgtaCCTAATTTTTCGTTCTAATCAAACCATGATGGCAAATTAACATCAAAAGGTAGTGTTTTGATTAAAACAGATGACTATCAACACCaaagtttaaatattatattatcagTATGgccaaaacaaaaaatggatgccatatgatatttttataaaagtaGACACACTCAGAATTAGTAAGAACCAGCGAATCATAGGACAGAAAATCGCTTTTTCACTTTATAGTAAATCAAACAGACcatttataacaaataaatgCATTTTTGTATAACAAATGCTGTTGAGAAGAACAAAATTAAGTAAAATTTACCTGTTAAGCTGCGGTAATCGCGTAcagcaaaaaagaaaattgatgCGGCAgagaatttaaaaatgaaaaagcaaaaaaaacaaCGAAAGCGACATTCAAAATATGTATTAGAACTTTCAGTGTTAGCTAAAGACGAGGGTGACAGCAAAAACGCGAAGGAACAAGATcgtagaaaaatatatttttgtaccaATGGGGGTGATGACGTGTAACTGCCTCATCAATAGCGATGTTATAGATATAGATAATGGCACGCGCACCCACAATAAATAATAGGAATGGATGAAATCGTTGCGACAAAATTCTCCGCTATAATTTTTTGGCAATGATGGAAATAATACAGTAAAAATAAGAACTTTGTACTCAACTAGATGAAATTAATATCATTGCATATTGCACTTTTAAGGGGATAAATTTACAACGTGATTGAACACGGTCCAAACAAAATCCGAACAACATCTATGGAACTCGACTGAATAGATCCCCTAGTTTCACACAGAATTACTACAACACATAGAACTAATCATTATTCACACAAAAGGCAGGAAAAATACCATATACGGGTAGGTAGCGATGTTTTTGACGACACCAAAAATAGGCGCATATTTCCGCTGCTGGGCTTTTTTATTGTCCAGCGAGCGAGAACATTTGCCACGTGATTAGCTAACACTGTTTTTGCGAGAATAATtcgaaaaaatatacaatatcaaaAAACAGATCTCGATTTTTTCTTTTGtgagtatttttatttattcagtcATATTGTGCCATAAAGACAGATCGAAAAACCAAATTTCGACTTCGAAAACAACCAAATATGCAACATTGTGAACTTGAAATCCACAATTTCATATTAGGTAAAAGCAATTACCAATACAAGCATTATGCTTCGTACTGTTATGCTATATCATCATTTCACCTTCTGAACACATTCACCCGATATGATTTCatttacattttcattttttaagtcTTCTTCTGGCTTGTCTTACACGTCTACCCCCGGGGGTGGCACCAGATGGTGCAGCATTGAATGGGTTTGCGTTTGGCGTACTTCCGGTGAACGCTGCGTTTGGCGCACTTCCGGTGAACGCGTTCTGAGATGCagccggttgagaaccactaaaacaaaaaaaacttaaatttaCCATTGTTACTGAAACTAAGTTGGCATGACGGCTAAAAATCTGGGGTTCAAAACCTATGCCCTTCACCCCAACccgggtgtaataaattgggtaggtaaTGTCGGAATGGGAAAACTTCCAAAATTAGTAGCTCACAACTTTCTTGCGTACAGCCTTTGTTCAGAGTGAGAAGGACCACTGGAAGAGGTGAATAATTAAAATTCAATCTCGTTATTACGCAATGCCGGATGAGAAGGCCTCATTTACTCCAAAATATAGTAGCCTTATACCCCGACATGTACCAAATCCGGCTCGCTGGGCAATTCAATCCGGCCCGCCTGATGCCGgcacaaccaaactaaatccaaattttgatgttttagctaaaaatagctcaaagaatttgttgagtttgcgattaaattttgttttggcttgaggcttattgttttccacttttgcttttgtaacaatgtaaatattgttccgAAAATGCAACTTTTTACTTCGCACATGGCCTGCCAGTCCAGGTGGGCAAAATTGTTGGCCCTTGGTTCAGaaaccttgctcacccctgTTCATACCTATCAGTGATTGCTTCTGTAAAGCCCAGTTCACAGGAAAAGACGTACATACGAATATGTCCTATTTTAGAGGTGAaggtgaataaaaaaaattgcataaaaaaCTATTCAACTTACGAAAAATTGAAAGACGATGGGGCTGTAGAAGCTCCAAAATTAAAACCAGTTGATTGTTGCTGTTGTGTGTTATTGCTTGCTGGATTATTTCCACCAAAAACAAACATTCCTGACTTGTTTTCAGCAGGTTGTTCTGGTTTCGACTGGTTAGATCCGGCTCCAAACTGGAACATGCCATTGCTTTGATTGGATGAAGAGTTGCCAAACTGAAATCCTGCTGCTGGGGCAGCCGAGGCTggttattttaaaaaaagtttttgagagttaaatttgaaaatcttatGATCAGACTGGGGTATCAGCAAATTTGGTCAATATTTCATTGCGCTCTGGTGAAGATTAACATGGCGCCCTTGTCAGTCTTTGCGTTTACTTGACCCCTTGACCTGAGTTCGCGAATAAATTTTTACATAATTACAACCAAGCTTTATAAATTGCTTAGATTCTGCAAAGCCAAAAAGTTACAATACAttaaactagatagcgatcagagaccgccgacttatcgatcttgcgGTTTTGATTCCTTCGCTCAGACTTCCTTCGCGACACTGCATGTCCcatcaataattaattaataactcgctaattatacgacataattcatccaaaacctcgctttcgtgagatatcgcgtaacatacgaaagtggaacaaacagacaaatacctatcaatatacttagcgattgatcgagatcgataagtgaTGAAAATCTACTTACTGGCATTAAAAGCTGGCGGAGGTTTATTAGGCGTTCCTCCAAACACAGGGGCTGCACTGCTCGCACCAAAATTGAAGCCGCTTTGTTGTGCAGGTGCAGCGTTCTGTTCGTTGTTTCCTCCGAATTGAAATCCACCAAAAGCTGAAGTAGGAGGAAAAAGATTTAGGGAGAGAAGATTTGTTAAACTTAGCCTGTGAAATTATAAAGTTTAAAAAAGCAAAACTTAAAAAGCTCGATTTCAAAGTATTTATGAGGGTTCACAgtgcttcgaaaaggttggaaATTACTGTTATAAAAAGGGTCGTTGAGTCGTGAGTTTGGCAACTTCTCATTGATTCTAGAGTCCGAGTCATATTTTTAAACTCTTCCAGTCAAGGGTCAAAGTTGAGGtaaaaatttcagatttttcaaGAGTCATACCTTCAGACGAAGCCAAAAATACTGCGAAAAAATGAGTAAAGTTAACTAAGCATTCGCAGAAAGCAATTGAAACTGGATCAGAGCTTGTCGAGACGTTTGAAGACGAAGATATATTGACGCCCCTAACAAAAGAATTTAAGAATCGGACTACCTGGCGTTTTTTGTTGTGATGGCTCATTATTAGAAGATGCACCGAAAGCAAATGAAGGTTTTGGTATTCCAGGATTTGCGTTGTTTGTCAACTGAGCTCCGAACGGAGGCGGCGGATTACGGTTGGTGCCAAACATTCCGGTAGATTCTGTAGAGCTAGTCTGTCCGAACGGAGACGGCTGTACAGACGCCGAATTAGAACTTCCAAAAGGCTGAGAATTACTTGACGCTGTACTCGCCCCGAACGGGGTACTTCCAAAAACCCCACCTAAAAAAACAAACGAACACTAAGAAAACTATCATTTACTTTACCCTACATTTTAAtgtaattttcaaatacctGATGGTAATGAAACTGCAGGAGCAGGAGATCCGAAACCGAAACCCCCAAATGTCGATTTTGGCGGTTCAGCTGCTGGTGCGTTAGTCTGTTGGTTGGTGGCACCGAATCCAGAAAAGGTGGATGGCTTGTTTGCATCATTAGctgaaaatggttattttcattttagtgaGTAACTAACATAAAGAGAGAATgtgatatttaaattttgtcaaaatgACAGAAATCTATCAATTATTATTAACACCTGGAGCATAACAAATTGGATGATATAGCCTACGAAACGGAGAGTAAAAATGACGGACACATTCTCaaacattacaaaaatttcATCACACTCTATACTCCTCTCCAAATGGAGAGTATAATAAATTGTATCGGCCGTTTTaggattaaaatttttcaaagtagAAACCGGAATTTCGCTGCTGAGTGCAAGCTCCCACATTGCGAGCCATTAGCTATTCGAATCTCGAGTCACCGACTCCAGTCTTCTCAACATTGCAGAGAGTGCTTTCTTAAGTTTTATGTGAGGTATTGGCAATCTTAATTCAataagaaaaaacaaaatacctcCAGTAGATTGATTTCCAAAACCTGTGAATCCGGTTGAGACAGGTTTATCCTGTTGTTTTCCGAAGCTAAAAGTTGGCTTTGATTCTTGAGCAGAAGCCGATTGTGCTAATCCAAATAATGTCTTGTTGGCAGCTGCATTAGAACTGCAAGTCGGATTTGCAGGTTCTGTTGCATTGGAACCACTGAACTGGAAAGTTCCGCCAGACTGTGCTGGCTTGTTTTGTCCAAATGAGAAAGTCGATGCTGCGGATTTCTGTTCTTCTGGTTTAGTAGGTGcttcagaaaaataaaaaaatttaaaaactaaaattataattttttttatatatttttttcttgattgATACATACCTTGAACAGTAGGGGCTTTGAAACCACCAAACCCTCCTAAACTTGAATTAGCTAGCGTTGTTTGCGATAACGGATTGGTAGACACCCCGAATGTAGGTATTGTAGCAGTATTTGACACTGTTTGAAATAGAACAATTATTAGTTAACAATTACTAGTTTTGTTAGTGTTTGATATGCGAGTGTAAAAAGATGAGTGATATTCTAAAAAATGGGAAATACCAGTACCTGGAGCAGTGCTCAGAGTAGGCTGTGCCGAGAAAGCAGTTGATGATGGCTTTGTTTCATTTCCTAGTGGAGGGGTAGATGATGCAGGTGCTTGAACACCAAATTTAAAACCAGATGATTCTGGTGCAGAAGACGTTGGTTGCTGGGCACCAAAAGTAAATCCAGGTTGTTTGACATCTTTTGCAACTGGTTCTGTACAATGAGATAAATATGATTCAAATTTTGGGAAAACATACACACGGTAGTACTAAAACTGCTGGATGTATATGTGAGGTTACCCCCCTTAAACGAAGTATAGGGTGACCCCAAAAAAACTGAACCCAGTCCATTTATAACATATTGTATGGGTTCGGTTTTTTGGGGCTAGCCTGTATAACTGACAACATTTATGATTCAGTAACATTATGATAGTTTGTTTACCGATTAAATGTGGGCATGGTGGTTGAAGCGTTAAACtaaaccagtggtcggcaaactgcgcctgcgggccaaatatgGCCCGCAAAcaaatttttcgcggccctcAATCGACGTCAGAAATAGCAGGGTGGTCATAATTACGTGGCAATCGTTTAAAAATAGAAACTGCTGCCGCGTGCTGCCATCAATTTGCATATTTGTCCCAGTAGTACACAAAGTTTGTCGACCACTACTAAACTCACACGGCAAGTTAAAAACTTTGGTTCAAATCCTAGGTCCGTCACCTCACCCAGggcgtaataaattgggtaggcattAGGCAATGTCCGACCAGAAAAATTCTGCCCTGTCCAAACTGTGCTAGATTCGTACCCAGAAGTGACTGCTTgcgcagagccttgttcagagcaaaagtaTGCCATATGAAAAGCGTTTatatcataaaacaaaatttaatgtgGAATTTTCATTCAGTAAATGAGTTGTGAGTTTGAATGAAAAGTTTAGAAACCTCGAGTTACCATCAAATAccacaaaacaccaaaattttAATAGATTACGACTAACCAGAAGACGCGTTATTCGTTTTTGGAACTCCAAAACTGAACAAGCCTGTAGTTTTCGGTTTCTCGGGTTCAGTTGAGCACGGTTGTTCAGTTGAGACGGGCGGTTTCACCCCAAACGTAGGAGCCGATATTCCAGGTTTTTGTTCAGTAGAACCAAAAGTGGGTGCAGATGCAGCAGCGGGGGCTCCGAATTGAAATGAGGGATTTGATGAAGCAGGCGGCTCTGAAACCAAATAAAGATTTGCAACCTGTTATGGTCAAACCATAAAACCGGCAAATGTAAATTTGCCAATTTTATTAGAGAAAGGATGATAGCCTCTCTGCCTATCTTTTCTATACACACCTGCGTTAGTTTGTGAGATTGTTGGATCCTGTTTTGGTTTTTCTTCGTTCTTGTTTTCAATTGTGATTTTGCTAGTTTCCACTTGAGCTTTTACGTCGGGTATTCCGAATTTTATTATTCCAGCCGACGCATCTCCGAATTTGAAGGAAGTGTTCAGCTCTTTTTTAGTTCCTGGTATTGAAAATAACCCTTATCATAGGATTCACAAAAAGTGTCTTTTATCGAACATAGGCCATATATAGACCATGTCTAAACAGCATGTTTCATCACACAAAAATAGAGTTTGTAGGGCACAAGCCACATATGTAAATGGATTATATCTATACAGCGCACTTATCAATGGCACATACTTAGACTAGCATATATTTAGTGTTGAAATTTCGAAGTATCGCAAGTCTAAGAACTTGAGTTCAAGAATTGACTCAAACCCTctgaatattataataaatataacttgaaaAATGTGAAGAAATGAGTAGATAAAGAGTAGTAAAAACATGAGTGAGTGTTTTGTTCGAATGAGTATGTGTAACATTAAAGAAAACCAAAACtcaattttcatataaaattttctTACCAGGATGTAAATTTAAATTGGTTTATAGTTTTACCTGGTTTAGGACTTTCACACGCCTCGCATGTTTTCCGCTCTGGATTATTTTTGACCATACAGACTTCACATTCCCACGACCCAGGAGCTTTTTTGAATAAAGATCCTAAACTAGGCTTGGTGGTACTATCCGCAGCACTAAAACAATAGCATATGAATAATATTTCGCAATAGAGCGTAGCGTGTTGTACATTCAACAACTTTTAATTAGCGATTTATGCTTGTGTTTTATTCCATACAGTCAGGGTTATGAAGTCGTAGTTTCGTATGTTCATATTGATGTTGGGGTCGAAGGTCAAGTTGAAATTTAAAACTCTCTCAGGGCCAGAACTTTACACTTTTATTGGCAATAATCAAATGTAATATTTCCAACAGAAACTCAATAAATATTCGAACGGAATAAGCATTTTCAGCagacaaataaaaaaagaatgtaTTTTCGTTACTCAAATTTAGCCTTCTTGGAATTCGAAACAACAAGAAAGTTTGATTCGATCATATTCATATTTCAAAGTATTCGTAAATTAATTGATCGCCTTTTTGGTCATATTTTGTgaaatcaattttcaaaacgATCATAAAAACATAATAGTACACAGAAAAATGACACTCACCTTTTTGATGGCATTCCGAATTTAAACGTTGGGGCTTTTTCTGATGTATTGGAAGAAACGTTGTTTGGCAAACTTGCTGAAGCCCCAGATTTTGGGGTTTGACAAGCTTCGCATGTCGAATTAGAAGCGTCATTACGCAGAAAACAGGACTCGCAATTCCACGACCCTGTCGGTTTTTTAAACATCGAACCAAGACTTTTTTGGTCGTTATTATCCGATTCTTTATTCGGTTTGATACCAAAAGAAAATTTAGGGTTCGTTGGGGCGATATTGGTGTTACCAGAACCAAAAAGACCCCCGCTGAGTTTTTTCGGTGCGTTCGTGACAGCGGAGCCAGGTTTTGGTGTTTCACATGCCTCGCATTTTCCGTTTTCAGCGTCATTCTGTACCATGCATATGTCACACCTCCATCCCTTATTGTTAGATGTTAAGGCTTGCAGTGGTTTTATGGCACCGCCAGGTTTTGGAGTCGCGCATGCCACACAACTACTTGTGGCATCATCGTTTTGTAGCATACAGACGTCACACCTCCATCCGGATTTATTTTGTGTTAGAGGTGGCAAACTTGATGATCCACTTGTTAATGGACTTGAGGTAGAGTCTGCCTTTGTTTTCTTTCCACCTGTATATGATTAAGAAGTAATAACGACAAGAAATGAGTGGAGGAAGAGTAGCTTAATTTGTGAGTGACTTTTTAGAGAAGACAAAATAAAAACCTTAGGAGCTCAAACAATTCTGAATAATATTGTAAAAAGATACCATAATGGAAATAATTGTCGTTTTGAatagattataaaaaaaatgttgaatatgcACAAGTCAATATACAGCTTGCCCAATAGAAAGtcaaatgataaaatttttgaatcatCGAAACTTAATGGACATGAAAGTGACATGTATGTATGCATATTCACAGAGATAGTATTTTACAACATGAAATATTAGGATTAAAATTTGATGTTATAATTTTgctaaaaattaaatgaaattggAATAATCAACTAAAATGAACAATTCTGTATTCCTAACTATTTGTTAACAATTGATGTGTATTTGTGTCGCCTGTCACTGCCTAGTCTAGTTGGACCTATGTTAGTAATACATGATAAAATTTTCGGGCACACATTGTATGTCCATTACCTCACGGTAGACACTGGAGCAGGGGTAGGCAAGGTTTCTGGACCGGGGTCCACAAATTATGCCGacccagactggcgggccatgtaagtgtgacataaaaagtcTCGTtacatgaacaatatttaaaattgttacaaatgcaaaagtagaaaacaataggcttgtgccaaaactaaatttaatcgccatctcaacaaatttttttgctaaaacatcaaaaattggttttagttggttgtgacagcatcaAGGCGGGCCGGATTGATTTTTCTGACAGGTCGAGTCTAGCCCACGGGCCGTAATGCACTAGGCAATGTCAAAACCAATAGTTTCCAAAATAGTAGCAATCTTATCAGAGCCTTGTTAAGAGAGAAGAGTAAAAAATCCCATACTCTTACCTAAGATATCCATTACACTGCCAGCTTTGAGCGCTTCAGATGAAGTAACAATACCATCTGACGACGAATTGGCTGCGTTGTTTGGAGTAGCTAACGGTGAAGATCTTCTCTTAGTTGCTTTCACAGCCGAGACAATTTTAGGATCAGGTGCGAACATCAATGTTGGTGTGCTATTTTTGCTACCGGAATTAAAATTGGAACCGGGACGAGCTTTGGGGGTTTCTGGGAAAAATGAAGTCGTTTAAAGTTATATGAATACTGAAACTGAAAGACCTAGAGTTTGGGATCCAAATTCCGAATTTTCTGGCAGATTTGCAGCCTATTGAAGTCAAAATTGTTAGGACAAACTCAAGAAAATACACGAAAATAGTCGTCCATAGCGCACAGGCAATTACCCGAGATCGAGCAAGCGTTTTCTCCTCCAAATTTTAAATGAAGACTCACAACCTTACTTTGAGCGAACATTTACAACATAACACCTATGTTCTGATCTTCTTTATATAGCAAATTTGTAAGAATTATTATTAAACACCAAGCTGTCTGATACATACGGTAAATGAAGTATTtagtaattatattttcttaCCCTGCTCATCTCCGATTGATGAACTCTTTGTAGGTGGAGAACTAAATTGAAACTTtggctgaaaaaataaaatacaagaaTAAGAATGTTATTAACTTATTGTATTAAATATTATGACAAAGAGAGTGCactttctttacttctgagtgagtgcattaGACCTTACTTTGAGCGAGATGCGAGTTCTTTGGAAAAACATTCAATGcatcaaaaaataattgtaaaaaatattcaaaaaaggatatctaaaaattcgaaatatttcTGCACATTCAAAACATGTcgaaaaaaataagtaaaacaattattttcctGGAATTCGGCACAAATAATATGAAACAGTTAGTTAGTAAAACATCAAACAATATCCCAACTTACTGTATTAGTAGTAGATGATTGTACTTTCCCATTATCTGTGTTCGTGGTTTTCACTAAAGGTGACGCGAAGTTAAATTCAGGCTGATTCGAT
This genomic interval from Styela clava chromosome 15, kaStyClav1.hap1.2, whole genome shotgun sequence contains the following:
- the LOC120333756 gene encoding uncharacterized protein LOC120333756 isoform X1 yields the protein MADIPNTGGGKIRSRRAASSRKPYSRASSQKKTLFSRVTDTFKNLLNPFTPKWLTNRMNHETDDQGSPSTRQNQVDRDDRPSTSSNHQETHSCTNSNRGSPIQPRPPLFSSKISSSSVQCFVTPPDTPPVSQQNLTPSASTSLSRSGGSRKAGKEDLLKHLNTMSSKRVKIDSESPIESESSFLRKEMKYLSANDNASVASSSGCSSSMQASQRTNTSADNEGTGSQKNLWTSSMDSLASSRTSSSHQQPTMTSHKRPRFNPAIFGMPAVGSSSAPDLNQSSFYNGPVQFGGANASGRSGHFATPYKIPSVTKVKVRHINHQRTPVRSSMHSTRNTKSELEESSATGMSSTAKKILQTLEKMSSPLNDARRIPMTRTPSSFMADRQKRRTIGGSSRLGTSMLQPPPTVGISSPSTARLRRRSHMPMNNSLLVRKQPQFSERREMDDTRDDPGPSTIAIPDSKSISVRGLPGPISSMTSSASMPKRNSRSSFGNEGYGGGGGGKMKSQKRTSAHYSSTQNDEEEMSEVPDLPNVPLPLSNLPSFNFGKSMMTSTPTIRPAEKKKSQLESNQPEFNFASPLVKTTNTDNGKVQSSTTNTPKFQFSSPPTKSSSIGDEQETPKARPGSNFNSGSKNSTPTLMFAPDPKIVSAVKATKRRSSPLATPNNAANSSSDGIVTSSEALKAGSVMDILGGKKTKADSTSSPLTSGSSSLPPLTQNKSGWRCDVCMLQNDDATSSCVACATPKPGGAIKPLQALTSNNKGWRCDICMVQNDAENGKCEACETPKPGSAVTNAPKKLSGGLFGSGNTNIAPTNPKFSFGIKPNKESDNNDQKSLGSMFKKPTGSWNCESCFLRNDASNSTCEACQTPKSGASASLPNNVSSNTSEKAPTFKFGMPSKSAADSTTKPSLGSLFKKAPGSWECEVCMVKNNPERKTCEACESPKPGTKKELNTSFKFGDASAGIIKFGIPDVKAQVETSKITIENKNEEKPKQDPTISQTNAEPPASSNPSFQFGAPAAASAPTFGSTEQKPGISAPTFGVKPPVSTEQPCSTEPEKPKTTGLFSFGVPKTNNASSEPVAKDVKQPGFTFGAQQPTSSAPESSGFKFGVQAPASSTPPLGNETKPSSTAFSAQPTLSTAPVSNTATIPTFGVSTNPLSQTTLANSSLGGFGGFKAPTVQAPTKPEEQKSAASTFSFGQNKPAQSGGTFQFSGSNATEPANPTCSSNAAANKTLFGLAQSASAQESKPTFSFGKQQDKPVSTGFTGFGNQSTGANDANKPSTFSGFGATNQQTNAPAAEPPKSTFGGFGFGSPAPAVSLPSGGVFGSTPFGASTASSNSQPFGSSNSASVQPSPFGQTSSTESTGMFGTNRNPPPPFGAQLTNNANPGIPKPSFAFGASSNNEPSQQKTPAFGGFQFGGNNEQNAAPAQQSGFNFGASSAAPVFGGTPNKPPPAFNATSAAPAAGFQFGNSSSNQSNGMFQFGAGSNQSKPEQPAENKSGMFVFGGNNPASNNTQQQQSTGFNFGASTAPSSFNFSGSQPAASQNAFTGSAPNAAFTGSTPNANPFNAAPSGATPGGRRVRQARRRLKK